One stretch of Synechococcus sp. PCC 7502 DNA includes these proteins:
- a CDS encoding helix-turn-helix transcriptional regulator translates to MAGKNKSDKVSSKKVAKASGNDLKNEDLTQSLGTAIHPESTQPTTSPTLFTEQKINRMASALPIWEASNILTQRNQLLWLNDREGKLRYARDIGNGAIHFWVTDNLEDENPVTLAGAAALAVIDTFDIRAACMHLIFAAHATQLERPWEQEFIISDRQIESYLGLKKRTDKSRHEKLALIEEIATQPCKITTFISYPTQGKVKGFTVEEGRLWHILGKRYEYQENLLGDKELIGITFIVKPGLWARYFLNEEGLKDKIAYSQLGYLSKNLLESVMSIWQHHEGAARLMMWLLFKTQFDCDSLVAVKTLMEIAYGSQKLIASQNNQDLRKKLVSQWDSDLLILQEKGWAIEFDSETYPPEIQPIGFGRTKSHRPKGFFDQLLGAFIKISLKDIMDNEIKLEAELQTEKSLLLPKINGARVKELRMQQGWSQRKLSTVTKISQGLISLIENGERTISPENEEILEKTLDPKTWGLRLEQPNHKHFAT, encoded by the coding sequence ATGGCTGGTAAGAATAAAAGTGATAAGGTCTCATCCAAAAAAGTTGCAAAAGCTAGTGGAAACGATCTAAAAAACGAAGATTTAACTCAATCACTGGGAACGGCTATACATCCTGAATCTACTCAACCAACAACTAGTCCTACCCTTTTTACAGAGCAGAAGATCAATCGCATGGCATCAGCTTTGCCGATTTGGGAAGCTAGTAATATCCTCACTCAGCGCAATCAACTTCTATGGTTAAATGATCGAGAAGGTAAACTCCGATATGCCAGAGACATCGGCAATGGAGCCATTCACTTCTGGGTAACAGATAACCTAGAGGATGAAAACCCAGTTACTCTTGCAGGAGCTGCGGCTCTAGCAGTTATTGATACCTTTGACATCCGTGCCGCCTGTATGCACCTGATTTTTGCCGCCCATGCCACCCAACTTGAAAGACCTTGGGAGCAAGAATTTATTATTAGCGATCGCCAAATTGAATCATATCTAGGCTTAAAAAAGCGAACAGATAAAAGCAGACATGAGAAACTAGCATTAATTGAAGAAATTGCCACTCAACCTTGTAAAATTACTACATTCATTTCTTATCCAACTCAAGGGAAAGTCAAAGGATTTACGGTAGAAGAAGGACGGTTATGGCATATTCTAGGTAAACGCTATGAGTATCAAGAAAACCTATTAGGAGATAAAGAACTTATAGGCATTACCTTTATAGTTAAACCTGGTCTGTGGGCTAGATATTTTCTGAATGAAGAAGGATTAAAGGATAAAATTGCTTATAGTCAGCTAGGGTATCTTTCCAAAAACCTTTTAGAGAGTGTGATGAGCATTTGGCAGCACCACGAGGGAGCAGCACGCTTAATGATGTGGTTACTATTTAAGACACAGTTTGACTGTGATAGCTTAGTTGCCGTAAAAACATTAATGGAAATTGCCTACGGTTCGCAAAAGCTTATAGCTTCTCAAAATAATCAAGACCTACGTAAAAAGTTAGTTTCCCAGTGGGATAGTGACTTGCTAATTTTACAGGAAAAGGGCTGGGCAATCGAATTTGATTCTGAAACCTATCCCCCTGAGATTCAACCAATAGGTTTTGGACGCACAAAATCTCATAGACCTAAAGGCTTTTTCGATCAACTTCTTGGAGCATTTATTAAAATTTCCCTCAAAGATATAATGGATAATGAGATTAAGTTAGAAGCTGAATTACAGACTGAGAAATCTTTGTTACTGCCAAAAATAAATGGTGCTCGCGTCAAAGAACTAAGGATGCAACAAGGCTGGAGTCAACGCAAGCTATCAACTGTAACTAAAATCAGTCAGGGTCTAATTTCATTAATTGAAAATGGAGAGCGCACGATTAGTCCTGAAAATGAAGAAATTTTAGAAAAAACCTTAGATCCAAAAACATGGGGATTGCGTTTAGAACAACCTAACCATAAGCATTTTGCGACTTAG